The sequence CGACTACAAGACCGGTCGCGTCGACGAATCGAAGCTGGAGCAGAAGACCGAGTACTACCAGCCACAACTCGAGGCGTACGCTCTGATGGTCGCGGCGTTCGACGACCGTCCGGTTACGACGAGCCTCTACTTCACCGAAATCGAAGCTGACACCGGCGTCGAATTCAGCGCCGGGAGTGGCGACGGGTCGCTCGGAGAGCTCAAATCCAGCCTGGACAGGCGGCTTCGTGAGGAAATCGAAGCGCAGATAAAAGCTGAGTTCGACATGTAATCTAGAACGCCAGAGTTGG comes from Salinirubellus salinus and encodes:
- a CDS encoding PD-(D/E)XK nuclease family protein is translated as MAEHAQRANGYVRHVVDSDDAVYRELKASVELAHGSISGIVDCLVLGDETATVVDYKTGRVDESKLEQKTEYYQPQLEAYALMVAAFDDRPVTTSLYFTEIEADTGVEFSAGSGDGSLGELKSSLDRRLREEIEAQIKAEFDM